One window of Cryptosporangium minutisporangium genomic DNA carries:
- the pdxS gene encoding pyridoxal 5'-phosphate synthase lyase subunit PdxS has translation MSAQTNPTSDQPVGTTGTARVKRGMAEMLKGGVIMDVVTPEQAKIAEDAGAVAVMALERVPADIRAQGGVARMSDPDMVEGIVAAVSIPVMAKARIGHFVEAQVLQALGVDYVDESEVLTPADEAHHIDKWAFTVPFVCGATNLGEALRRIAEGAAMIRSKGEAGTGNVVEATRHMRSIRGEIRRLSTLDETELFVAAKNLQAPYELVKEVATLGKLPVVLFTAGGIATPADAAMMMQLGAEGVFVGSGIFKSGDPVKRAEAIVKATTFHDDPDVIAKVSRGLGEAMVGLNVDTLPADQKYASRGW, from the coding sequence GTGTCCGCCCAGACCAACCCCACGTCCGACCAGCCGGTAGGCACCACCGGGACCGCCCGGGTCAAGCGCGGCATGGCCGAGATGCTCAAGGGCGGCGTGATCATGGACGTCGTCACGCCGGAGCAGGCGAAGATCGCCGAGGACGCAGGCGCGGTCGCGGTGATGGCGCTGGAGCGCGTGCCCGCCGACATCCGCGCCCAGGGCGGCGTCGCCCGGATGAGCGACCCGGACATGGTCGAGGGCATCGTCGCCGCGGTGTCGATCCCGGTGATGGCCAAGGCCCGGATCGGGCACTTCGTCGAGGCCCAGGTCCTGCAGGCGCTCGGCGTCGACTACGTGGACGAGTCCGAGGTGCTGACCCCGGCCGACGAGGCGCACCACATCGACAAGTGGGCGTTCACCGTGCCGTTCGTCTGCGGCGCGACCAACCTGGGTGAGGCGCTGCGGCGGATCGCCGAGGGTGCGGCGATGATCCGCTCCAAGGGCGAGGCCGGCACCGGCAACGTCGTCGAGGCGACCCGGCACATGCGGTCGATCCGCGGTGAGATCCGGCGGCTGTCCACGCTCGACGAGACCGAGCTGTTCGTCGCGGCGAAGAACCTGCAGGCGCCGTACGAGCTGGTCAAGGAGGTGGCGACGCTCGGTAAGCTGCCGGTCGTGCTGTTCACCGCCGGTGGTATCGCCACCCCGGCCGACGCCGCGATGATGATGCAGCTCGGCGCCGAGGGTGTCTTCGTCGGCTCCGGCATCTTCAAATCGGGCGACCCGGTGAAGCGGGCCGAGGCGATCGTCAAGGCCACCACGTTCCACGACGACCCCGACGTCATCGCGAAGGTCTCCCGTGGCCTCGGCGAGGCGATGGTCGGGCTGAACGTCGACACGTTGCCCGCGGACCAGAAGTACGCGTCCCGCGGCTGGTGA
- a CDS encoding glycosyltransferase family 4 protein has product MRIGIVCPYSFDVPGGVQAHVRDLAEALIGLGHEVSVLAPAEEPPEGGPGLPEYVVPAGRAVPVPYNGSVARLAFGPLSLARVRRWLRDGRFDVLHVHEPIAPSLSLLACVVATGPIVATFHTATQRSRTLAAVHSALQPVLEKITARIAVSALARRVQVEHLDGGAVEIPNGVAVGKFGDAAPLPGWPGEGGALGFLGRFGEPRKGFTVLADAFAQLAPERPGLRLLVAGPGDADDALDALPRALRPRVTLLGMVSETDKARMLRSVDVYVAPNTGGESFGIILTEAMAAGATIVASDLDAFRRVLDDGRAGALFPTGQPAALAACIGQLLDDPPRRRALAALGRSTVAAFDWPVVAARVVDVYQSAIAAYPSEPTVTDADEVSTHRLPHYLRERLRP; this is encoded by the coding sequence ATGCGCATCGGAATTGTCTGCCCCTACTCCTTCGACGTTCCCGGCGGCGTGCAGGCGCACGTCCGGGACCTGGCCGAGGCCCTGATCGGGCTGGGCCACGAGGTATCGGTGCTGGCGCCGGCCGAGGAGCCACCGGAGGGTGGCCCGGGGCTGCCGGAGTACGTCGTACCGGCCGGGCGGGCGGTGCCGGTGCCGTACAACGGGTCGGTGGCCCGGCTGGCATTCGGCCCGCTCTCGCTGGCCCGGGTGCGGCGGTGGCTGCGCGACGGCCGGTTCGACGTGCTGCACGTGCACGAGCCGATCGCGCCTTCGCTGTCGCTGCTGGCCTGCGTCGTCGCGACCGGTCCGATCGTGGCGACGTTCCACACCGCCACCCAGCGGTCGCGGACGCTCGCCGCCGTGCACAGCGCGCTGCAGCCGGTGCTGGAGAAGATCACCGCACGGATCGCGGTCTCCGCGCTGGCCCGCCGGGTGCAGGTCGAGCACCTGGACGGGGGAGCGGTGGAGATCCCGAACGGGGTCGCGGTCGGGAAGTTCGGCGACGCGGCTCCGCTGCCGGGATGGCCGGGCGAGGGCGGCGCGCTCGGGTTCCTCGGACGGTTCGGGGAGCCGCGCAAGGGCTTCACCGTGCTCGCCGACGCGTTCGCGCAGTTGGCGCCGGAGAGGCCAGGGCTGCGGCTGCTGGTCGCCGGCCCCGGGGACGCCGACGACGCGCTGGACGCCCTGCCGCGCGCGCTGCGCCCCCGGGTGACGCTGCTCGGCATGGTCTCGGAGACCGACAAGGCGCGGATGCTGCGCAGCGTCGACGTGTACGTGGCCCCGAACACCGGCGGGGAGTCGTTCGGGATCATCCTGACCGAGGCGATGGCCGCCGGCGCGACGATCGTCGCCAGCGACCTGGACGCGTTCCGCCGGGTCCTCGACGACGGGCGGGCCGGGGCGCTGTTCCCGACCGGGCAGCCGGCGGCGCTGGCCGCGTGCATCGGCCAGCTGCTCGACGACCCGCCGCGGCGGCGGGCGCTGGCGGCGCTCGGCCGGTCGACGGTGGCCGCGTTCGACTGGCCGGTGGTGGCGGCCCGCGTGGTGGACGTGTACCAGAGTGCGATCGCCGCGTACCCGAGCGAGCCGACGGTGACCGATGCCGACGAGGTCTCCACCCACCGCCTGCCCCACTACCTCCGGGAACGACTGCGCCCGTAA
- a CDS encoding phosphatidylinositol mannoside acyltransferase, with amino-acid sequence MNERVTSAAYAAGWKLIRVLPERPVRRLFEAGAGWFAGRGGAGPRRLAANLRRVVGPEMSEDELNRLVKRGLQSYARYYHEAFRLPEWSHEDIQQRFVLENAEVLDRAVAAGRGVVVALPHAGNWDLAGAWATLHGVPVTTVAERLKPEDVYQRFLAFRRALGMEILPLTGASRPPLDVLTERLRDGRVVVLLADRDLSARGVEVDFFGERTKMPAGPAVLALRTGAPLYGLALWTDGPATRARLIGPIETGPEAAPRSAVATEAATSAPDATQAEVHADGDAVDGGARSDGGSPQSVVMERADHRDPARIAAVTQRVADALAEGIAEHPSDWHMLQPLWLADLPPRRRRTTD; translated from the coding sequence GTGAACGAGCGGGTGACGAGCGCGGCGTACGCCGCGGGGTGGAAGCTGATCCGGGTCCTCCCGGAGCGCCCGGTCCGGAGGCTGTTCGAGGCGGGCGCCGGCTGGTTCGCCGGACGCGGCGGCGCCGGCCCGCGTCGGCTCGCCGCCAACCTGCGCCGGGTCGTCGGGCCGGAGATGTCCGAGGACGAGCTGAATCGCCTGGTCAAGCGCGGTCTGCAGTCGTACGCGCGCTACTACCACGAGGCGTTCCGCCTGCCCGAGTGGTCACACGAGGACATCCAGCAGCGGTTCGTGCTGGAGAACGCGGAGGTGCTCGACCGGGCTGTCGCGGCAGGCCGGGGCGTGGTGGTCGCGCTCCCGCACGCCGGGAACTGGGACCTGGCCGGTGCGTGGGCGACGCTGCACGGCGTGCCGGTCACCACGGTCGCCGAGCGGCTCAAGCCGGAGGACGTCTACCAGCGGTTCCTTGCGTTCCGGCGGGCGCTGGGCATGGAGATCCTGCCGCTCACCGGTGCCTCGCGGCCGCCGCTGGACGTGCTCACCGAGCGGTTGCGGGACGGCCGCGTTGTCGTTCTGCTCGCCGACCGTGACCTGTCGGCGCGCGGCGTCGAGGTGGACTTCTTCGGCGAGCGGACGAAGATGCCGGCCGGTCCGGCGGTGCTGGCGCTGCGTACGGGTGCGCCGCTCTACGGGCTGGCGCTGTGGACCGACGGCCCGGCGACCCGGGCCCGCCTGATCGGCCCGATCGAGACCGGCCCGGAGGCGGCGCCCCGGAGTGCGGTGGCAACCGAGGCGGCCACGTCGGCGCCGGACGCCACCCAGGCGGAGGTGCACGCGGACGGCGATGCTGTGGACGGTGGCGCCCGGAGCGACGGTGGCTCGCCGCAGAGCGTAGTGATGGAACGAGCGGACCACCGGGACCCGGCGCGGATCGCCGCCGTGACGCAGCGGGTCGCCGACGCGCTCGCGGAGGGAATCGCGGAGCATCCGTCCGACTGGCACATGCTGCAACCGCTCTGGCTGGCCGACCTGCCGCCGAGGCGGCGGCGGACGACCGACTGA